In the genome of Scylla paramamosain isolate STU-SP2022 chromosome 2, ASM3559412v1, whole genome shotgun sequence, the window TATGGAGTTGAGAGATCTAGAACACCTGCATCTTTGAAATAATGAAGATGGACTGTTGGTTTTGCCCATgtaagagaaggatgagaagggtGATGTGTTAAATATTTTGAAGCATGAATCAAATGAGCATTAATAGGCAGACCAAAGACTACATGACAGGAGTTACAGCATAATGACCTACAAACAAACTAATAAACAAGCAGCAATGGACTTTATGAATTACAGTCCCTATAATTATAGGCTGACATTTTCTGTGAAAGATGgtagcaagcacacacacacacacacactaacaccttAGCCTTCATGTCTCAAGGGGAAGAGGATCAATATTCAGTGACATCACTGCACTAGGGTAAACTGCACAGCAAAACCAATAaggtataaaaataataaataaaaaaaaaaaaaaaactaatacaaTTAAAAAAAGCTGCTATCAAATGGCTTAGTAAATACAAAGTTTATCTAAAGATGGACATAACTCACACCTCCTGACCTTCAACCACAACCTTTTCAGTCAGCATCATGTCCTCAAAGCAAGATGCAGGAAACtctagagggaggaagggtacaAAACTAAAGACCTTGAGCCAGTAGATGGGCTTTCCAAGACTTTCTCAGTGGTATTCCACATAAATTGGAATTTCAAGAAGTCCACGAAGACTGCACCCTATTATGCCAACTTGTGATTTTACAGTAATTCATTGTTACCTCACTTGGCAGTAATGTCATAAGATAACATAATGTCATTTCCCTCTAACAGCCCTTTAACAAGTGATATTTTCAGAATGAGTAAACTTGCTAACAATGACAAATTCAAGGCAACCTGAAAGGATATGTCAGCATGTATGTTAACATTCTCACTATGTTTAGTAATATCCTGCCAAATGATGCACACAAATAAAAAGCTTTCATGTCCATGACAGACCAATATAATTATTAGTTCTTGAGCGAAGAACAGACCATTTCTGGTCCcttgtagcacacacacacacacacacacacaaagggaggaTTCCTTGCCTTCCACTCCTGCCTGGCAGCAAGGTTACAGTTCCTCAGATAAGTCCCATACCTTTTCTCAGCTGGATGAGCAGGAGGTACTGCATGAAAGGGTCAGGGCCAAGTTGTCTCTGCCATCCCAGGACTTGAGTCTGGGTCCACTTGGTTGTGGGTCTAGCACCAGTACACCACAGGGCCACTTGGATCACTCACCAGAAAATCATGTCACATCAGGGCCAGAAGGATCACATCTGAGCCGATAGCATTGGTCAGAGCCTTTCTCTTTCTGGTCTTCCAGTTTGGCAATTCTGGAGCCAAACTGAATAGCCCGTTTTGGAAGGTTGGCTGCCTTAGTGAGGCCAAGTGTGGCAGCAGCCAGACGAAGCAACAGTTTTTCCCCTGTACCTCGTCCCAGGAGCAAGTTGGCCTTTATCCATACAGGCATCTTGTTGAGAGTGGAGACTACATCTTCATCTAAGTATGGAAACCTGAAAAGAAGACATTGATCTACAGATAAAGAACAGACACACCAATGACGTCAGTAAAGTCAGAGATTTACACCAACGTGATTTTTCAAATTACAACTTTCAACCTATATATAAGCAATCTAACATATCGATCTAGTTTACAGATGACACTTCTATTGGcaaagtatagaaaaaaaaaaaaaaaaaaagagcataaaGAGCATAAAGTGTTGTGACAGTACAAGTATGGTACATGAAGTAGGACtgcaagaggaagatgaagatctCCAGGAATAtgaaagcaaaaggaaaaggtATGAGATGAAAGCAGATAGACAGTGTTATACAAATAGGGAGAATtggaaacaagaaataagaggGTTGTGAAAATTAAGCCAGTCATAGGATCACTCACAAAGAATACTACTACCCATAAAGGTAGACAGAAAATGTATGCAATCTACAGCGAGACTTAAGGAACACTGATACATAGCTTGGAAGAGAAAGTGTGCAATGGTGAAGAGTGCTATTAAAATTGGTTATTCAAGAGGAACAAGTAGACTGACAAAACAGTGGAGTGAAACCAATGAAAAATTACATGAATGACACCAAGAGTAAAGTGTACAATGGTGGATGACCGAAAAGACTGACACcatcttcttatccttcctcctccattagtCAAAGTATAAAACAGGTCTTATGGTACCATTTACTCACACAGATTTTGTTTTATGTGGCCTTATTTCTGTGATGCCTCACTCCTTCCATGATAGGTATCCCCTTAAGGTAGTTGGCTATGGTGAGAGACTCTACTTCTCCTCCCTATCTGAATATCCCTTTCTTGCTTATTCAAGCCTACCAGAAACtcttttacatacatttttttcatattctaccCTTCCATCTTTGAAGAGGTTCTCCTCTCTGACAGGACCTTCAatattactcattttttttgtctttccttttcatcaacTCTCCATTCCACACTCCCAATAGATCCAAACCACctcaatgtatttattttcactacTTCCACCACTCCACTCTTTCTGAGCACAACTTCCAATGCTGTATCCATTACACACTGATCTCTTGCCTCCCTACCTTGTCACAATGTATGCCCCTCTATGATCTACATACATGATCAACATTCATTTGTACATGGCTTGTTTTCCCTCTAAATAACAACATACAGTACATGGCATGCATATTTAACACACATACTGAATAGGATTCATTGCTGCTTCACAACCCTCACTAAGCAAGTGATAGGTTCAGTATAATGAGATAACAACATCATTCCCATACCTCTCGCTGTACTCACCGTGGAGCTCGGCCGTGATGAGCCAAAATACGGTTGTCTCGACCCAAATTTCTGGTGTGAATGCGAGCAACCTCCATCTTGATCTCCTCCAGAAGAGATGACCAGCCTCCTGCAGCAAAGCGTCCCCGGTGGCGTGAATATCCCCCAAGCTGCTCATCTGCACCTTGACCACACAGCAGTACCTGAAGGCCATGAACAAGACATAACACAGGCAGCCCTCACTTGATACTTTTGTTATACATTACAGTTTCAGCAAACACACTCACCCGTGCAGGTGAAACATAGGGGCAACCCTTAGCTGATCCTTCACCTCGGCCAGCAAACCAAAGGGCACAGCCAATACTGTCATCAAGGACAGAGGTCAGAGGAGCCACAAGGTGTCGGAtgatcctctccctctccagacACAGCTCCTCACTTGTCACATCAATCTGAGGAGGATGGAAGTAATCTAATTGCTGGATGTGCTGAAAGGAGATAAATTTTAATTCCATtttttatccactttttttttcatccatgactttcttcatttctcacaGGATTTGGAGCTTCTCCTCAAAAAtcaatatctatctatatgtcctATTTCCTcgtcatcaattttttttcttttttcttccatcttttaaCTATGAGAAGAGCTGGGTGATGGGTATCAGGTATATATTTATGCCTGCCAGTATCAGCACAAAAAATTAACTTAAATACCTATATATAGAGTAAGGCTCTTATATTTTCACAAAACTGTAACTACCTATATATATTGAGTAAGGCTCTTATATTTTCACAAAACTAACATTTTTAATTTAATCTTCataaaaccaaacacacacagttacacaGAACTACAGCAAGGTAAGAGGTAAAACTGAGTAACTTTCCTGCCAACACATGACATATTCCTGTGACTTGTGCTATACCTAAGGGACTCTGTAATTCGGTGGTTAGCTATGGCTATGAATCCACAGGCCCAGTTCAAATCTCAGCTAAAGAAGTCAGTGCACAGCTCCCTCAGCTGTGCATCTTTTCCTTCAAATTTAGTGATAAAGGGATACTTGGAGAAACCAGAAGAAAGTGAACTGTGGTATCCAGGAAGTCATATCTAGGAAGTCAGTGTCCCTGTGTTCTCAGGCAAGGGATACTATCCACCACAAACTGAATATGAGCATCCAGGCCACATGCAGCTATGGCACATGCCCCTAACCTTTTATAGAGCAGAGACCCATCCTACATCCAGTGAACTGTTCCTGCATCCTCTaatattacatattacataTGTTTCATTTATTCCACAACATTTTTCCACCTAAGCATATACAAACCGTACAGGTTGGCAGGGCCTTCTCTATTTCACTCACAGATTCATGCATTGCAGCATCAGTAGtttaagataaaagaaataaagatatttACCTGCACAAAATTCCAGTCTCTATGGGGTCTGAGCTGCTGCAGTTGCTGCCAACACTCCCTGCCAGCAATTCTGTCTGGAACCTCAAAGCTCACAGAAGATGGCACATGATTACTGGTCTTGTGCTTTGTCTTAGTTTTACCCTTAGCATTACCATTACAACACACCCTGGTAGGAAAGGCAACATTCAGCAAGTCAATGCTCTCCTCCTTTGGTAGGCAGGAGTCAAGGAGGAGGGCAAGCATGGCAGAGTCCAGACCTCCAGAGAACAACACAGCAATCCTAGGATGGTGACAGAGGCTGGGTGAGGCAGTACAGTGCTGACAACAGGGTGGGCACTTGTCTACCCTCCGCTGCACTGCTTGGGTCAGCACCTCCAAGAGCTGCTCAACACTACTTCCCAGGACAGCATTGAAGGCCTCCAGGTTGTGATGTTCCACTGAGGATGGCAGACTGTTTAGCTGCTCAAGGATGGCCATGGAGGGCAGGGTCATATTGAGAGAGTGCTTCAAGCCTGATCCCAATTTCATCTGCTGTTTCACTTCTATTGCTGGGTGAAGTGAAGACAGATCATCATCTGATAAGTGCAACCAAGGAACCAGGTTTACTTTAAATCCCTCATCCAGGGTTACTGAAGAAAAATCTACAGTGTAGAGACCATAAGCCATCACTTCCTGCATCTGCTCACACTGCTGCCACACTGAGGTCACCCGGAGCCAGGGGTGCTGAGGTGAGGGTGGCCGCCACAACAAACTGTGACGACCAAACACATCCCTGCCAAAGTACAATTTTTTGGAGGGACGGTGGAAGTATACGAGGGCCCAGGGACCTTTGATGCCAGCCAGGAATAACAGCACTTGCTCCAGCCGTCCCGAGGCAAGCTGCTCTGCCACATACTGAGTGTCACTCATGTCAGTGGGAACCTGCAAAAAATTATAGAATTATAAGATCTACAGGAGATCTACAAGTGGGACTCTTGATTTCAGCTTAACAGTTTTATCCAATTTACCATGTGGCCAGCCAAGATGTCTCCATTCCAAAGCAGGGCACTGCCATGGGAGTCCAGGAGAGGCTGTGAGGTGGGCTGAGGTCCTTGCAGCCACAGCACATTGCCTTCAAATACACCACTCACCTGCCCAACAATCAAAGCAAAGCTCAGATATACTTAAGAAAGGGAAATGTAAATTCACATACAAGGTAACATACTCGTATCATCAGTCTCCATGGACACACTACCCATCTCAACCTGACTTTGAAGTCAAAGCTTGACCCAGACTTCATTAAAGCTGGTATCAAGATCCTCTAATGAGGAGTCTGTACTCCTGCTGAATATTATAAATATATCAGAGCCATTTGAGGAGACCACTAAAGAAATATCAGCAGAAAAAATCACCTCAGCTTCCAAGATCATTCCAATGGGAAGAATTCACAAGTAAATTCCATCCATCCCATGGACTCCCAGCTAATAAATAACCAACACTCTCTCAGCAAGAAAATTGTGAGCCATATAGAGCAAAGATTCCATGGAATGGAGGATTCCTTCATACTCAAAGCTGCCACCCTTTTGGATccaagatttaaaaaaaaaactgccatgCAAATATTAAAGTGGTAGAAGAAAACATACTCAATCAAATGCTCCAAGTGCTACAAGCACATCTCACACTGCAGTAAAACCACTCAACACTTTTGTGcctcaagaaaaaagaaacctcTTTGGAGTCATTTTGACACCAAAGTTGAGAATATTGCACAGGCATTATCGCAACCATCAACAGACCTGTATATCAAGCTGAAAAGATACCTAAAAGAACCTCACATCTCTAGAGAAGATCCTCTAACATGATGGAGGGAGCACACCACTCTGTTCCCTAAACTAGAAGAGATGGCTAATGGATATCTGTGCACACCTGCATCATCTGTTCCTTTCTTCAAGCAGGTGAACTAATATCAAACAGGTGAAGTAGTctcaaggaagaaaatattaacatgATTCTCTTCCTGAGCAAGAACCTCTAAGGCTGCGAGTGCTTAAAGCATGCCTGACTTGTATCTGAAGGAAAACAACTTTGTGACATTTTATCTGATATGgaattattgttatcatttatatttaattatttcatttttttcactagtttatatatatatatatatatatatatatatatatatatatatatatatatatatatatatatatatattagatgcATGAACATTAATTTTCTGTAATAAGGAAGCACTGTGCATGCAATACACattattttccataattttcttgCTATTTCATCCTGTATTTGAGGAAATGTTATTGCCCTATTTTAACAAATGCAACTAGGAAATAAATTTCTCTTGATTTTGTTACTTTCCATTTCATCATTTGGTTCCTGCCAATCACTAATGTGTATTATGGTAACATTATGGCACTAAAATGACCACACATGATGACATTAGAATGTTGTTGTGGCACATCCTGTGTCCCATCAGAGCCACAGGCTGAACCAATGTGAGTGGTGTCAATACTGAGGCTGCACCAGTGTGAGTGGTGTCAATGCTGAAGTAACACTGTCAAATTCAAAAGTACTTTTGatctttggaaatcaaagcactTTACCGCTTACTCACTCTGCCTTTCGTCTGCCACAATTTCTTTAAATAGATATCTGAGATGAAGTGCTTCCTCTGTATAAAAGATGGAGAACTGTGACCGGAGACTTACCTTTTCAGTGATAGAGATGACCTCCTTGACATGAATATCTGGACCACGATGACTCAGCAATCTACAGCTTAGTTCTTCCTGTAACAACAATATAGTAAACAAACTCATGTTCTTTACACCTTTCAGTCTGCCTCCCAATAACATGATTCCCATCTTGACTGTTGTTGTGTCCTTCCTTGGGCCTCTTCCTTGATATTCTTACTTTACTAttcaacattttcaaaaacacatCCAACATCACAATTTATACTCAATCCTCAAGAAGGCACAGAGCACTAAGCCACCTTATAACCAATGTGTGTTGAGCTTTGGTACCCTAGCTTTAATAAATGTGCTATGCAAGTAGAATTGCACATAGTTCAGAGACCTCTCTTCTTGGTAAAAGCCAACATTCCTTGTTtactgcttaaaaaaaaaaaaaaaaaaaaaaaaaaaaaactgcataatGGTGGTGATTGATAAACTGTGTAAGCATTGTTGAAAACTGGAAGTGTTGACATTGTCTTTGAAAAAAGGTTATTCTGGAATAGAGTATTCAgttccacctttcttttctaaaCACTGCATAACAGATTTTTGTCTGAAAGCTAAAAGGCTTTGTTTCTTTGGAGAAAATGTCTACTACATGACCATACATTCATGTAGTTATACAGTTTATTAACTTATTCCAAGAATACCATTTCAGAAATAGTAATTATGAAAAATCAGGGCCACAACTAATACTCATAAACAACAGGGACCAACACTAGCATGACTAAATCCACCCACAACACTACACAAACCTGCTGCTCCAGCTGCTGGATTGAAAGTCCCACACCACAAAAGAAGCAGATGCCACACATTCTACACTGTCTGTCAGTgtctgaaatgtttgaaaattagTTAATAAAGCTTTTACATGAAAAAGTGTTGTATAATTCATATATCACTATCAGCAATCTGGGAAGATAAAACTATTATGTGCCTACCTGTTAAAATTTTTTTAACATGAGATATGTCTCATCACCATTCTTGTGTTGAGGCAGTACTGTAGGTGTGGGTCTGTTCTCCTCTTGTACATCATGCCCTACAGGTCTGAGGTTGGGCCTGTTGATATTAATCCATATAGTAAATGCTCAGAAGCTGGTCCACAGCAAGAAGGGGAGAATTATTGATAATAACCTGAGTTTCATATAATTACCATAAATCTTCAATTTTGCAAGTTTACTACCTAATTTTCCAAACTGCCAGCGATGGCTGTGTTACAGTCACATAAAACATAAATGGGATTCTTTTTGGGGGTGTagaggaggtgacagggagaatttttttctatatgtagTAGCCAAAAAAATGTGAGAACAGTAGTTTTCTTGTATCTTCCTTGTGTTcaaggaagaacacacacacacacacacacacacacacacacacacacacacacacacacacacacacaggaaattaCATGAAATATTCCAAGCCATCAAGCACCTGCTGGCACTCAGCTAAGATACTGAAAAGGTAATTACGGATCTTAAACTAACAACAAGCAACAAGATTAGTGTATCAATCTGTTCACATGCATAGCTGCACCTTTCACTGGACTCAAGCTGTCTAGTGCTGTCTAGCTGCTTGACAACTGCTGACACAGAACATGGACCAGTATACAATTTTGTGCACCAGCTCTTCACTCTTCCCTATCTATGCAAATGGAACCTCCAACCAGTCTTTGAGGAACTCCAAGAAAAGTCACAGCAATTTaagcttatgaaaaaaaaaaaaaaaaaaaaaaaaaaaaaaaaaaaatatatatatatatatatatatatatatatatatatatatatatatatatatatatatatatatatatatatatatatatatatatatatatatatatatatatatatatatatatatatatatatatatataagccgaTCAAGGCTTCAAAACAAAATCTGAAGCAAGTTCCAAAAACTGGTTCATACAAATAATGACACTGAGGGCTGGCACCAACACAATGACAGATGAGCAACAAAGCACCTCTCCTTGtactttctcatcctctttctttacaGAGAAGCCTTAATTGTTGATTTACAGCAACAGTTAACAGCTGAACACACTAAAATCacgaacaagaaaggaaaatcatGACATGCAAATCTATACCTGGATGTTTTGGGACgcatacgataaaaaaaaaatctatcaccACCATAATGTTACCTACCCAATTAGCAACCTAACCCTACCAATTAATACCAGggaacagtaataatagtaatagtaatagtagtagtagtagtagcaaactTTACCTTACCATCAGACTGGAGGTGGGTTGAGGGAGGGCCGCCCCACTAACTGGTCTGGAGAGGGGTGAGGATGCTAGGGGGCAGTGGCAGTGGGTGGAGAAGGGGGTGGGCATCCCCTCCAGACCCTCACACCTGGAAACGCATACATGTACAATGTAAGATGTACACAGACCTATATGTACACAGACTTACCCCAAATACACACAATGTTATTttaacatacacatacatacacagtagACAAATACGTACATACACCATTTGATgtacacacacgtatacacccGTGAACTACAAGACATGaataaatttgcagtttcaaccaatatTCCCCTCGACCCTCTGCCATAACCTACTGGACCCCTCCTCCATTAGGTacactaaccttacctaacattttgtaacctccTAAAAAGCCCTTCCTGGATCCCCCGCATAAGGTAAACTTATTTTTAATTTCCGACAGGATAAAATGGGACTAGAAATGCTCCAAACAGTGAGATGTAGACCCTGCGGCGGGGTATACTTGTGTATGGTGTATTGGTTGAAACAGCAATAAATGCAAGACATGTTTACGTGTACAAGTGATAATACGCACACCAagaacacacgtacacacacacattcttttatAATTTCCAGCTTTTCCTCACAACTGGGGTTATGCAATGATACTTTAGTTATTTACGTGTCCTGTCCTCGCCCCTCAGTGCCCTGCAAAGCCTGTGTCCTAAAATGAGGGTTTAAAATACCGAATAGTGTCTTGGAATCGCAACATTGTCCTTACACCATCCCAAATAAAGCCTCTTATTTTACCATTATTTCTTGCTTATGTACAATGTTAAGGCTATACAATGAtaccttatttatttacgtgTCCTCTTCTCGTCGCCCAGCACCCGGCGAAGCCTCAATGTCCTAAAATGTGGGGTAaatatgaggagaggagaggagaggagaggggtgtCTTGGCTCTGGGTCTTGGTCTGGGTCCTCCTGGAGACTTGTGAAGTTGTGATCAGCTGGTGGCAGGAACAGGCGACAAAATCAAAATATTATTGATTttggataaataagtaaataaaagaataaataaaaacgtataTGATTGCTATTTATaagtgagaaaaatatattaaatattcataaaaataaGCAGTTTATAATACAagttttcaagtttttatttatttatttatttatttgtttttatttattttatttatttttttttttagttgctgagagtagtagtagtagttgtctgctattgatgctgatgctgctgctgctgctgctgctgctgctactactactactacatacgatcttacaatatattttctcaaattccttcctcttcttccaaatACTCTTtcactttccaccaccaccaccaccaccacttccccacCATGCAGAGGCCAGGCTGAGAGGGAAGCTTGCCGTGTACTGAACGCCTATATTGTAAACCTCTCTATTAAAACCCTCCTACTCATCCCCACCTCTACTACCATCTGTAATCCACTGCTCGTACCCCTACACCTCAGTACCTACACCTTCAGACCTGTACGCCCCCCACACTTGTATATAGTAGCTTCACGCTATAACATCCCTGACACACTTCTGACATCGCAGCCcttccccaaaaacaccccagaaTCTTTCGTCATACCTCACGCACCCCGCCTCTACCCTGACACCCCCAATAACTATCGCCAACATGCCTACAATATCTTCAAAACACCAAAGCAACCTCAACCACATCaatatatataccaaaacaccccccaaaaaaattaaaatcactTCAAAATATACCCAAATATCTTAAACACGCCAACATAACCCTAAAACTACTATAACACACCCTAATAACCCAAAAATATGCTTAAAGTACCCAATATACATAAAACACGCCAAAACACACCCATAATACTTAGACACGCTCAAAACGTCCTAAAAACAAGTCCAAAACATCACAATACACACCTATAACACCCCATAACACACCGGTGTATCTAAAACATCCgaaaacatataaaaacacatcaaaacgcACCTAAAATGCACCAAACAACCCAAAAACACGCCTAAAACATTTCAAACCACAACCTAATCAACCTCAAAGTACTCCAACTAACCTTAAAACTTCCAATCAATCCCTAACCAgccctaaccgaacctaaccctCCCCTGCTGCCTCCCCGCCTCCTCATTACCTCCAACTATTATGTAATTTGCTATGTCCGATTATTTGCTGAAGCTTCCATTATTATTCTCTTGTACCGTCACTGATACTATTATTATGCCATTATAAACACTCTCCACCTCTTTATATTATgcgcagtaaaaaaaaaaaaagctttaaaaatatGAACTATTTTCAAACATTTAAAAATTACCTAAAActagaagtaaacaaataaaaaataaaaaatgtaaaaaaaaaaaaaagtgttgggatctaaacacgattaaaaacatcaaaaaatgTTTACTCATTTTGActtaacatgaataaaaaaattaaaaaaaacactaattaacAGGACTATAAACCATTTTAAAGTCCACGTATTTAAACCAACAGGAGTAAGAAAACTCTGAAAAtcataagcatttttttttcagtacctcCCCCTGCTAGCActctaacaccacaacaccccgTCCAGACCCAGACATCCCCCACACTTGCATCTAGTAGCTTCATATATGACAACACacgctataacacccctgacacgcttctactat includes:
- the LOC135115055 gene encoding asparagine synthetase domain-containing protein 1-like, yielding MCGICFFCGVGLSIQQLEQQEELSCRLLSHRGPDIHVKEVISITEKVSGVFEGNVLWLQGPQPTSQPLLDSHGSALLWNGDILAGHMVPTDMSDTQYVAEQLASGRLEQVLLFLAGIKGPWALVYFHRPSKKLYFGRDVFGRHSLLWRPPSPQHPWLRVTSVWQQCEQMQEVMAYGLYTVDFSSVTLDEGFKVNLVPWLHLSDDDLSSLHPAIEVKQQMKLGSGLKHSLNMTLPSMAILEQLNSLPSSVEHHNLEAFNAVLGSSVEQLLEVLTQAVQRRVDKCPPCCQHCTASPSLCHHPRIAVLFSGGLDSAMLALLLDSCLPKEESIDLLNVAFPTRVCCNGNAKGKTKTKHKTSNHVPSSVSFEVPDRIAGRECWQQLQQLRPHRDWNFVQIDVTSEELCLERERIIRHLVAPLTSVLDDSIGCALWFAGRGEGSAKGCPYVSPARVLLCGQGADEQLGGYSRHRGRFAAGGWSSLLEEIKMEVARIHTRNLGRDNRILAHHGRAPRFPYLDEDVVSTLNKMPVWIKANLLLGRGTGEKLLLRLAAATLGLTKAANLPKRAIQFGSRIAKLEDQKEKGSDQCYRLRCDPSGPDVT